One genomic window of Ornithorhynchus anatinus isolate Pmale09 chromosome 10, mOrnAna1.pri.v4, whole genome shotgun sequence includes the following:
- the ENDOU gene encoding poly(U)-specific endoribonuclease: MPLLPSSGSLKSCESRCGEPLNPEAACQCNRQCARHKDCCEDYARLCARAPQATPESDEPSSRSRRSAGEFSGSSAPLPPLRARALGQASLYSAPDSCRGRCHEAFDAHHSCHCNDRCADFGNCCADHESLCHDHPEGFSGRGDAITDAELLTVSEQIYAADINRAQKEDIILNSQSHVSSSETDDQVDRCPEPLYSHVNEQLFSKPTYAAFIRLLDNYERATGHCEEVTDRERAEQDDFLRTIMDTPVLKTLYAFLHSKNRYGSEEEFVADLKNMWFGLYSRSSAEGDSSGFEHVFSGEVKKGQVSGFHNWIRFYLQEKAGLVNYYSYNYDGPWESYPDVLGLQFNWDGYYKEVGSAFIGSSPEFEFALYSLCFISRPGKVCRLSLGGYPLGIQTYSWTKSTYGDGKKFIATAYVASSNRN; the protein is encoded by the exons atgccgctgctgcccagctcag GGTCCCTGAAGTCATGTGAGTCGCGCTGTGGGGAGCCCTTGAACCCCGAAGCTGCCTGCCAGTGTAACCGCCAGTGTGCCCGGCACAAAGACTGCTGCGAGGACTATGCCCGCCTCTGTGCCCGTGCCC ctcaggCAACTCCCGAGTCAGACGAGCCCTCTTCGCGGTCCCGACGATCAGCTGGTGAGTTTTCTGGCtcgtctgcccctctccctcccctccgtgcCCGGGCCTTGGGCCAGGCCA GTCTGTATTCGGCTCCGGACTCCTGCCGCGGCCGCTGCCACGAGGCCTTCGACGCTCACCACTCGTGTCACTGCAATGATCGCTGCGCTGATTTTGGGAACTGCTGTGCTGACCATGAGAGCCTGTGTCACG ACCACCCAGAGGGCTTCTCCGGCCGTGGGGATGCCATCACGGATGCGGAGCTGCTGACAGTCTCGGAGCAGATCTACGCGGCCGACATCAACCGGGCCCAGAAAGAGGACATCATCCTCAACAGCCAGAGCCACGTTTCCTCTTCTGAGACTGATGACCAAGTGGACCGCTGCCCTGAGCC GCTCTACAGCCACGTGAACGAGCAGCTGTTCTCCAAGCCCACCTACGCCGCCTTCATCCGCCTCCTGGACAACTACGAGCGGGCCACGGGCCACTGCGAGGAGGTCACTGACCGGGAGCGGGCTGAGCAGGACGACTTCCTCAGGACCATCATGGACACCCCCGTCCTGAAGACGCTCTACGCCTTCCTGCACAGCAAGA ATCGCTATGGCTCTGAGGAGGAGTTTGTGGCCGACCTGAAGAACATGTGGTTCGGTCTGTATTCCCGGAGCAGTGCCGAGGGAGACTCCAGTGGCTTTGAGCATGTCTTTTCGG GCGAAGTCAAAAAGGGCCAAGTGTCCGGATTCCACAACTGGATCCGCTTCTACCTGCAGGAGAAGGCGGGGCTGGTGAATTACTACAGCTACAATTATGATGGCCCG TGGGAGTCTTACCCTGACGTGCTTGGGCTCCAGTTCAACTGGGATGGCTACTACAAGGAGGTCGGTTCAGCTTTCATCGGCAGCAGTCCCGAGTTTGAATTTGCCCTctactctctgtgcttcatctccCGACCCGGGAAAGT GTGCCGGCTGAGCCTGGGTGGGTATCCCCTGGGCATTCAGACCTACTCCTGGACCAAGTCCACCTACGGAGATGGCAAGAAGTTCATTGCTACAGCCTACGTGGCATCATCCAACAGGAATTAG